GATACCCATTAAGGTTGCCAGGTTCTTAAGGCTGTATCCATCTGTTTTTGAGGAATTTACTGGCCCTAACTACAATTTGCCTTGGTTTAAGTTGACCCAGAGGGCTATTGAGCTTGatagagaggagagagaggTCTACTTAAAATTTAAGGATGATATCATTTTGAGGCTGAAGAAGTTGATACTGATGAGTGGCAGGGAACAGAAGCTTCCTCTAAAGATAATTCAGGGTCTGCAATGGTATTTGGGGTTACCTGACGAATTCTTAAGGAGACCGCAAGACAATCTTGATGGGTGTTTCAGAGTTGTTGAAATGGAAGATGGATTGAAAGGGCTTGCTGTTGATGTTCATGGAAGTGAAAGGTTTTTATCAGTGATGCAGACGAATGCGATGAGGAGGGGAACGTATAGTGGTGTGGAGGGTGAGGCAATAGAATTTCCACTGTATCCATCAAAGGGATTGAGGCTTAAAAGAAAGATTGCAGATTGGTTTGATGAGTTTCAGAAGTTTCCATATGTTTCACCCTACGAGGATTATTCAGGTTTGGATCCAAATAGTGACATAGCAGAAAAACGAGTGGTGGGTGTGCTTCATGAATTGCTTAGTTTGTTTGTCGAGCATGCTGCAGAAAGGAAGAAGCTTTTGTGTCTTAGGAAATACTTGGGGTTGCCGCAGAAAGTTCACAAGGCATTCGAGAGGTATCCTCATATCTTCAATTTGTCATTGATGAACAAGACTTGCACCGCAATACTAAAAGAAGCTTACTGTGATAGAGGGGCTATCGAGGAACATCCATTAGCAAAAGTTAGAAAAAGGTACATCAAATTGATGAAGGAGTCGGAGGGTATACTGAGACGTAGAAGGTTTAACAACAAGCCAATTGATCAGGGTGACTCGAATATCAAGGACTTGGATTGTACAGATGACGAGGATAAGAAATTTACAACTTAGCTCTGCTCTTTATGCTTGTGCCACTATAATCAGGTGCAggatttaaaagaaattataaccgagaagcaaaagaaaattgaaagaactgTTCAAGCAGGATTTGTAAGCATTTGGAATGAAATGTAAAGACTGTTTTGATCTGTATAGCTTCAGAGGTGGATGTTTCTCTCATTTATGCTGCAGTTCTTTCACTCATTAAGGGCGATTTCAGTATGAAAGGGATGGCCACAGTCATGCGACGGAATTGTCATACTATTATGTATTACCAATGGAGCCTCGATGTCTTGATCAACGGTACATGTTTAGCTTACATGATGTATTATTAGCTCACTGATGCCCCCCTACCCCCCTCATATCTTCTATATAACATGCTTGACACTTTTATGTAACAATGTTGGATAGTTTTATGTCGTTTTTCCTCGACATATAATTGCTATTCCTTGTGATCTATCTTAactcttttcttattttcatgctttcttttgttgtttcttcatatttcaaTGCCACCTGACTATGGCATTGCTTTCTGCTCGGTTTTCTCAaggttgaaattattgaagtatATCATGCTCATCGAGTCTGTGCTCTTTAAAGCACCCAACACCACATCGAATTAAACTGTCCTTGTTGATGTGTTTATGTTTAGTTCCAAGACTAGATGCTTTGTCTAGTTTTGAGTGAACTGTGGATTGTGCATGTTTAATCTTTGGTCATTACAATCCCCTATCAGGAACCTCCTGTGACTTTTTGGTGTAGTTCAAAACAGAGAAGCCTCGATTGCAGACTGCAGAAACTATGATGGATGCCTTTCGGGATTGAGAGGAAGTCATTCTCACCGGAAGATAGAAGAATATACACGAACACTTCATCATCATTGAAAGCAGCAGCAACAGAGCTGGCATTATAAGGAAACTACTTAAAGAATTCTTGAAAATAAGCATAGATCaatatatgtaatgaaatgtAATGTCTTATAATTGTTATATTCCTGGTTTGAACTGTGCATTACAACCAAGATGTAAGATTTTGTGGACTTTTCGAATTACCTACATGTTTAAGGGAACATAAAGTCCCCCTTTTCTGTACAGTTTTTGGCACCTTGTTGGTGCAATCAATGAATTTATAGcagaaacaaataaaattgtgaTCATTATGATTCTCAGTATTTCAAGCATGCATGTTGACAATTTTTTATTGAGAAGTTGTTGAGTTATCATGAACTTTTCATGCTGAGCCCAAACTTGCTCAAGAGTTACTTCTTACAGTGAATGAGTAGTGATGCCTCAATTTCAAAGCAAGTTGGAGTCGACTACGTGAATCTCCATTTTCCATTTAGGCCAATGAAGCAAAATAATGACTGTACATTTGCTGTAGCAAATTAAACCAGAAATAGTCTTTTCCAACAGCTCATCAGCTTCATCATAAGAAATCTCAGATTTAACCAGAGATAGGAGTATAGCATACATGTATAACATTGAAACAAGTGTTGTTTTCATAAGATACACACACTAGAAGCTGCAGCAGGATGATGCACCTCTCAATATGTTTCTTACTCCAATGGTCTTGCCCTTGCTAATATAAAGGGAACTAAAATACAATTGAGAATCCACTCTACAGAAGGGCCCAGTGCAGTGACGAAAACAAGATTTTCACCAAGAGGGTTCAACATCTactgtatattatatatacataaaggttttaatcttgCATATGAAATGCTAAAGCTCCATTTACACATggacaagaaaaaaaagtagtaCATATGATTGAGGGCCTTGTACAGAATGATACATATCAAGAACTGTTTCTGGTTTTCACCCTTCCAATATAACCTCCTGACTCTCTAATATGAAAATCGAAATTACAAGCTCGGAGCTGATCATCATAGAATACATAGTTTAACTATTTTGACTACTAATCAAGGCTAATAACAGTGAATTTCGTACCGTTTTGTATTTCTACAGGGGTTTCAAGGTCTGAGGTTAAGCAGAGATTTTTGGATGATACGAGTTTTGATTCAACTCTGTGTAACCTCTTGAAGCATTTCTATCACCTTCTTCATTCTTGGTCGTTTTGCTGGAATGGTATCGGTGCACATCAATGCGACTTTTAGAGTTGCAAGCATTTCTTTCCTCCAAGCAAAAGAAATGGTGCTAAGTCTTGCATCAAGTATCTGCTCTGGTGTTTCTCCTCTGGCAGATGCACCATGAACCCACCTGACCAGATCAACTCCTTCACCAAAAGCTTCATCAACGGGTAGTCGGGTGGTAAGGATCTCGAGCAAAACAACGCCATAGCTATAAACATTTCCGGGAGCTGTTACTTGCATTGTATATGCATACTCTGTTGAAGAAAAAGGAAGTAGTTAGACGCCAGACATTTTCCAGGAAAAGaaattactccctccgtttcagtTTGTTTGTGTGGCATATAGAATATACAAAATGCCTGTGGtcttaaaattaaagagttacCAAGAAAGGAAGAACATCTTTTTTAAAccgactaaaaaggaaagtaagacaaacaaattgaaccACGAGGTAGTCAAATGATTAGCCAAGTCTTTCAAGCCACAGAATATACCTGGGGGAATGTATCCAAATGAACCAGCAACAGCACTAATACTTGCAGTCCCTCTAGATGGATCAAGAAGTCGGGATATTTCAACTTCAGCAACCAAAGGGGTGAATTTAGAATCAAGAAACACATTCCCTGAAGAAACATCAAGATGGATTATGGCTACGTGATCAAGGAATGCTAGTCCTTCTGCAACTCCAATGGCAATGGAAAGTCTCGTAGGCCAGTCAGGTTCATATTCAGGT
The sequence above is a segment of the Solanum lycopersicum chromosome 10, SLM_r2.1 genome. Coding sequences within it:
- the LOC101252542 gene encoding protein WHAT'S THIS FACTOR 9, mitochondrial produces the protein MAMIARRSKSSVHLLHEVLFSDHPLPCSYTQQQTYVDVYMKWKKDSFFDSIDTIHRSVQLKPLIALKNCIVSSSPNDYCIPISVISKKGLELGIPIKVARFLRLYPSVFEEFTGPNYNLPWFKLTQRAIELDREEREVYLKFKDDIILRLKKLILMSGREQKLPLKIIQGLQWYLGLPDEFLRRPQDNLDGCFRVVEMEDGLKGLAVDVHGSERFLSVMQTNAMRRGTYSGVEGEAIEFPLYPSKGLRLKRKIADWFDEFQKFPYVSPYEDYSGLDPNSDIAEKRVVGVLHELLSLFVEHAAERKKLLCLRKYLGLPQKVHKAFERYPHIFNLSLMNKTCTAILKEAYCDRGAIEEHPLAKVRKRYIKLMKESEGILRRRRFNNKPIDQGDSNIKDLDCTDDEDKKFTT